One segment of Salvia splendens isolate huo1 chromosome 20, SspV2, whole genome shotgun sequence DNA contains the following:
- the LOC121783035 gene encoding uncharacterized protein LOC121783035, whose translation MSFLLAKLRNSNKFSQCYSQSATRCRPKKTKNPTPPPVESSVQTPGGRLKYAGLIATAKKHKSNFMKLAIMTGVLLTSFRSMGQKYRIYVLTEDAVALREEQESITARMNRIKESLHAAAAAEPTGALEARLRILLGDE comes from the exons ATGAGTTTTCTTCTCGCCAAACTTCGCAACTCCAACAAATTCTCCCAGTGTTACTCTCAATCTGCCACCAGATGTCGCCCCAAG AAAACGAAAAACCCCACACCACCGCCTGTCGAGAGTAGCGTTCAAACCCCTGGTGGTCGCCTCAAGTATGCTGGCCTCATCGCAACTGCTAAGAAACACAAGTCAAACTTCATGAAGTTGGCTATTATGACCGGAGTCCTACTGACAAGCTTTCGATCTATGGGCCAGAAGTACCGCATTTACGTGCTCACAGAGGATGCTGTTGCCCTCAGAGAAGAGCAGGAGAGCATCACTGCTCGCATGAATCGCATTAAGGAGAGCCTgcatgctgctgctgctgctgagcCCACAGGAGCTCTTGAAGCTAGGCTGCGCATCCTCCTCGGAGACGAATGA
- the LOC121782776 gene encoding L-ascorbate oxidase homolog: MPSPPLRLAALLLCLAAAAADSPYRFFHWNVTNGTISPLGVPQQGILINGQFPGPEIYSVTNDNIIVNVFNSLNEPFLIHWNGVQNRRNSFVDGVIGTTCPIPPGRNFTYILQMKDQIGSFFYFPSLAMQKAAGGFGGIRIMSRPLIPVPFGPPADDFTLLIGDWYKNNHTILRRLLDRGKKLPFPHGVLINGRGPGATVFTVDQGKTYRLRICNVGFQNSLNFRIQGHKMKVVEIEGTHTLQISYSSLDIHLGQCMSVLITADQPPRNYYVVASTRFTTQVLTNTAFLKYSSSNTPASGPLPGGPTTQIDWSLNQARSLRTNLTASGPRPNPQGSYHYGMIKTVKTIRLASSAGQVNGKQRYALNSVSFVAPDTPMKLADYFKIGGVYRLGSISEAPSGAGIYTDTSVLGADYRTFIEIVFENYENIMQSYHLAGYSFWVVGMDGGQWSSNSRNQYNLRDAVSRCTVQVYPKSWSAIYIALDNVGMWNLRSEFWARQYLGQQTYLRVYTASTSLRDEYPIPKNARLCGRARGRHTRPI, encoded by the exons ATGCCATCTCCGCCGCTGAGACTAGCGGCTCTGCTTCTGTGCctggccgccgccgccgccgacagCCCCTACCGATTCTTCCATTGGAACGTCACCAACGGCACCATCTCTCCTCTCGGAGTTCCTCAACAG GGAATTTTGATCAATGGCCAATTTCCGGGACCCGAAATTTACTCCGTCACCAATGATAACATCATTGTCAATGTGTTCAACAGCTTGAATGAGCCTTTCCTGATTCATTG GAACGGAGTGCAGAATAGGAGGAACTCGTTCGTGGACGGCGTGATCGGGACAACGTGCCCGATCCCGCCGGGTCGGAACTTCACATACATTCTACAAATGAAGGATCAAATAGGGAGTTTCTTTTACTTCCCATCTTTGGCAATGCAAAAGGCTGCTGGTGGATTTGGAGGCATCAGAATCATGAGCAGGCCTCTAATCCCAGTCCCATTTGGTCCACCAGCAGATGATTTCACCCTCTTAATTGGAGATTGGTACAAAAATAATCACACC ATCTTGAGGAGACTTTTGGACAGGGGGAAGAAACTTCCTTTCCCCCACGGTGTTCTGATCAACGGCCGCGGCCCCGGGGCCACGGTCTTCACCGTGGACCAAGGAAAGACGTACCGCCTTAGGATATGCAATGTGGGATTTCAGAACTCCCTCAACTTCCGCATCCAAGGCCACAAGATGAAGGTGGTCGAGATTGAAGGAACGCACACACTCCAGATCAGCTACTCGTCCCTCGACATCCACCTCGGCCAGTGCATGTCCGTCCTCATCACTGCTGATCAGCCGCCTCGGAACTACTACGTTGTCGCATCCACTCGCTTCACCACTCAGGTCCTCACCAACACCGCCTTCCTCAAATACTCCAGCTCCAACACCCCCGCCTCCGGCCCACTCCCCGGAGGCCCCACCACTCAGATTGATTGGTCCCTCAACCAGGCTCGCTCTTTGAG GACTAATTTGACTGCAAGTGGGCCAAGGCCGAACCCTCAAGGCTCGTACCACTATGGCATGATCAAGACCGTTAAGACGATCAGACTGGCCAGCTCGGCCGGCCAGGTGAACGGCAAGCAAAGGTACGCCCTCAATAGCGTGTCCTTTGTGGCACCCGACACGCCCATGAAGCTGGCCGACTACTTCAAGATTGGCGGAGTGTACCGCCTGGGAAGCATCTCTGAGGCACCTAGTGGAGCGGGAATATACACGGACACATCTGTCTTGGGGGCCGACTACAGGACTTTCATCGAGATTGTCTTCGAGAACTACGAGAACATCATGCAGAGCTACCATCTCGCGGGCTACTCCTTCTGGGTAGTAGG AATGGATGGAGGGCAATGGAGCTCAAATAGTCGAAACCAGTACAACCTCCGGGATGCAGTGTCCCGTTGCACGGTGCAAGTGTACCCTAAGTCATGGAGTGCAATCTACATAGCTCTAGACAACGTTGGGATGTGGAACTTGAGATCAGAGTTCTGGGCGAGACAATACCTCGGGCAGCAAACGTACCTTAGAGTTTACACGGCGTCCACCTCCTTGAGAGACGAGTATCCGATTCCAAAGAATGCTCGCCTCTGCGGCAGGGCAAGAGGGAGACACACGCGCCCCATATGA